A window of the Scylla paramamosain isolate STU-SP2022 chromosome 34, ASM3559412v1, whole genome shotgun sequence genome harbors these coding sequences:
- the LOC135090089 gene encoding glycine receptor subunit alpha-2-like, with protein MFVRVSCSMNYNWFPRDHQICLINMQSYAYTLARNEYIWMSPGLEVGRTISSEQFLVRLEKVDALSKVEDSYGAYPALAFRIHLTRRLSSVLLQLYLPSALFVVVSFVSFLVPPDAIPGRITLCITTILTMSTLLGVAMQSTPRVSYVRAIDVWLLSCLTFVSLVLLEFGAVIKLQQLGKRQGSHTTSAPNTASITNTTATATTTTTTTSPAKAKPRLFSSRLVHPQQETPPPSPAAPSCGHLMRARQVECVSAYVFPGAFLLFNVGYWWWFLKGSQAAVPQFVQTVAS; from the exons ATGTTCGTGCGTGTGTCTTGCTCAATGAATTACAACTGGTTCCCACGTGACCATCAAATTTGCCTTATTAACATGCAGAGTt aCGCCTACACGCTAGCCAGGAACGAGTACATCTGGATGTCTCCTGGACTGGAAGTGGGGCGCACAATTTCCAGCGAGCAGTTTCTCGTGAGGCTGGAAAAGGTTGATGCGCTAAGCAAGGTGGAGGATTcttacg GTGCCTACCCAGCCCTGGCCTTCCGCATCCACCTGACGCGGCGCCTGTCCTCCGTCCTTCTCCAGCTGTACCTTCCCTCCGCCCTTTTCGTGGTGGTGTCCTTCGTATCCTTCCTGGTGCCCCCCGACGCCATCCCAGGCCGCATCACCctctgcatcaccaccatcctcaccatGTCTACTCTGCTCGGCGTGGCTAT GCAGTCCACGCCCCGGGTGAGCTACGTGCGCGCCATCGACGTGTGGCTGCTGTCCTGCCTCACCTTCGTCAGCCTCGTGCTGCTGGAGTTCGGCGCCGTCATCAA ACTACAACAGCTGGGGAAGAGACAGGGCAGTCACACCACTAGCGCCCCTAACACCGCtagcatcaccaacaccacggccacggccaccaccaccaccaccaccaccagccccgcCAAGGCAAAGCCGCGGCTCTTTTCCAGcagg TTAGTCCACCCGCAGCAAGAGACACCACCTCCGTCCCCTGCCGCGCCCTCCTGTGGCCACCTGATGAGGGCGCGGCAGGTGGAGTGCGTGTCGGCCTATGTCTTCCCCGGGGCCTTCCTACTGTTCAACGtggggtactggtggtggttcCTGAAGGGGTCACAGGCGGCGGTTCCCCAGTTCGTGCAGACAGTGGCGtcgtga